Proteins encoded within one genomic window of Deltaproteobacteria bacterium:
- a CDS encoding diguanylate cyclase, whose amino-acid sequence MSITSESSSKSVFRKKTILVADDEPLARESVAEYLEDQGHVVVQAADGLEALGILDRMNPDLVLLDLIMPGMDGFQVLDRLSDRLEKLPVIVISGTGLVQHAVQALKKGAWDFITKPFTELEVLDHAVDRALERARLLRENKAYNEHLEELVQQRTEELRSEIERRTEVEAKLRESEDRFKEMSRRDDLTGLYNSRHFHQQIKTELARSQRYGHSLSLVFLDIDNFKIFNDRYGHVQGDLVLETLGRTIQAHIRNPDSAFRYGGEEFVILLPETPCEKAVSLAERLRKSFAALEFRPMENTVVRITLSVGIAEHLPGEDEIAFVARADKAMYEAKAGGKNMTVANGRSCRRP is encoded by the coding sequence ATGTCTATTACTTCCGAATCCTCATCGAAATCGGTCTTTCGGAAAAAAACCATCCTTGTGGCTGATGACGAGCCACTGGCCCGAGAAAGCGTGGCCGAGTATCTTGAGGATCAAGGCCACGTCGTCGTCCAGGCCGCCGACGGACTTGAGGCCCTGGGAATTCTGGACCGCATGAACCCTGACCTCGTTCTCCTCGATCTGATCATGCCCGGCATGGACGGCTTCCAGGTTCTGGACCGCCTGTCGGACCGATTGGAGAAGCTGCCGGTCATCGTCATCTCCGGTACGGGGTTGGTCCAACACGCCGTCCAGGCACTGAAAAAGGGAGCCTGGGATTTCATCACCAAACCTTTCACGGAACTCGAGGTCCTGGATCATGCCGTGGACAGGGCCCTGGAACGGGCCAGGCTGCTGCGCGAAAACAAGGCCTACAACGAACATCTGGAGGAACTCGTCCAACAGCGAACCGAAGAGCTTCGGTCCGAGATCGAGCGCCGCACGGAGGTCGAGGCCAAGCTCCGAGAAAGCGAGGACAGATTCAAGGAGATGAGCCGTCGGGACGACCTAACCGGGCTCTACAACTCCCGGCATTTCCATCAGCAGATCAAAACCGAACTGGCCCGGTCCCAGCGATACGGACACTCTTTGTCCCTCGTCTTCCTGGACATCGACAACTTCAAGATTTTCAACGACCGCTACGGCCACGTTCAGGGCGACCTGGTTTTGGAGACCCTCGGCCGGACAATCCAGGCCCACATCCGTAACCCCGACTCGGCCTTCCGCTATGGTGGCGAGGAATTCGTCATCCTCCTGCCGGAAACTCCCTGCGAAAAGGCCGTCAGCTTGGCCGAACGGCTTCGCAAGAGCTTTGCCGCCCTCGAATTCAGGCCCATGGAGAACACGGTCGTTCGCATCACGTTGAGCGTCGGCATTGCCGAACACCTCCCCGGAGAAGACGAAATCGCCTTTGTCGCCCGGGCCGACAAGGCCATGTACGAGGCCAAGGCGGGCGGCAAGAACATGACCGTCGCCAACGGCCGATCCTG